A window of the Lactuca sativa cultivar Salinas chromosome 7, Lsat_Salinas_v11, whole genome shotgun sequence genome harbors these coding sequences:
- the LOC111880649 gene encoding pyruvate dehydrogenase E1 component subunit beta-3, chloroplastic encodes MASIFQTVGAVTSLSSNASFDTKKFHLSSRKSSSERKSSFLVVRSDAAKMNTGLNKIGGRADQLVTNAVATKPDTSAASTASKPGHELLLFEALREGLEEEMERDPHVCIMGEDVGHYGGSYKVSKGLAPKYGDLRVLDTPIAENAFTGMGIGAAMTGLRPVIEGMNMGFLLLAFNQISNNCGMLHYTSGGQFKIPVVIRGPGGVGRQLGAEHSQRLESYFQSIPGIQMVACSTPYNAKGLMKAAIRSDNPVILFEHVLLYNLKETIPDEEYVLNLEEAEMVRPGEHVTILTYSRMRYHVMQAAKTLVNKGFDPEVIDIRSLKPFDLHTIGNSIKKTHRVIIVEECMRTGGIGASLTAAINENFQDYLDAPIVCLSSQDVPTPYAGTLEEWTVVQPPQIVAAVEQLCR; translated from the exons ATGGCTTCGATTTTTCAAACAGTCGGAGCTGTTACATCTCTCTCGTCCAACGCCTCATTCGACACCAAGAAATTCCACCTTTCTTCTCGCAAATCCTCTTCAG AAAGGAAATCGAGTTTTCTTGTGGTTAGATCTGATGCTGCTAAGATGAACACTGGTTTGAACAAAATTGGGGGTAGAGCTGATCAATTGGTTACAAATGCTGTTGCg ACAAAACCTGACACTTCAGCAGCATCTACTGCATCCAAACCTGG GCACGAACTATTACTCTTCGAAGCTCTAAGAGAAGGCCTCGAGGAAGAAATGGAGCGGGACCCACATGTATGCATAATGGGAGAAGATGTGGGCCACTACGGAGGCTCCTACAAAGTCTCAAAAGGTCTCGCCCCAAAATACGGCGATTTACGCGTTCTAGACACTCCAATCGCCGAGAACGCTTTCACCGGAATGGGAATCGGAGCCGCCATGACCGGATTACGCCCCGTAATCGAAGGAATGAACATGGGATTCCTCCTCTTAGCCTTCAACCAAATCTCCAACAACTGTGGAATGCTCCATTACACTTCCGGAGGGCAATTCAAGATTCCGGTTGTCATCCGTGGGCCCGGTGGAGTCGGAAGACAGCTCGGTGCCGAACACTCTCAAAGATTGGAATCGTATTTCCAATCCATCCCTGGAATCCAAATGGTGGCATGCTCGACTCCTTACAATGCCAAAGGGTTAATGAAAGCTGCGATTCGTAGTGATAATCCTGTGATTCTTTTTGAACATGTTTTGTTGTATAATTTGAAGGAAACGATTCCCGATGAGGAATATGTTTTGAATCTTGAGGAAGCGGAAATGGTGAGACCAGGGGAACATGTGACGATTTTGACGTATTCGAGGATGAGGTATCATGTGATGCAAGCGGCGAAGACTTTGGTCAACAAAGGGTTTGACCCCGAAGTGATTGATATTCGTTCGTTGAAGCCGTTTGATCTTCATACGATTGGGAATTCGATTAAGAAGACTCATCGCGTGATTATTGTGGAGGAATGTATGAGAACAGGTGGAATTGGGGCGAGTTTAACTGCGGCTATTAATGAGAATTTTCAAGATTATTTGGATGCGCCGATTGTGTGTTTATCTTCACAGGATGTGCCGACGCCGTATGCGGGGACGTTGGAGGAGTGGACGGTGGTTCAGCCACCGCAGATTGTGGCGGCGGTGGAGCAGCTTTGTCGGTGA